The Gordonia sp. KTR9 genome contains a region encoding:
- a CDS encoding DUF1707 SHOCT-like domain-containing protein yields MVDRLPDDDLRVGNPERERAVTLLNDAFSSGYLEIAEFEERSGLVYTAKTRADLRAVLENLPNAGRLFNDPTHAVTTMPAVAVPPTSPLHLEAEWDTVRRKGTWHVPPSTLVTGSMGTVDLDFTHASFPGPSTTLQFQVSTTTVKLRIGHDHEIRYGDLQLSGWSKVKDKAGAPTRPGGPVIELTGSASGMTGITIRRG; encoded by the coding sequence ATGGTCGACCGCCTCCCCGACGACGATCTACGGGTCGGGAACCCGGAACGCGAACGAGCCGTCACCCTGCTCAATGACGCGTTCTCGTCCGGATACCTGGAGATCGCGGAGTTCGAGGAGCGTTCGGGCCTGGTGTACACCGCCAAGACCCGAGCCGATCTGCGGGCGGTCCTGGAGAACCTGCCGAACGCCGGCCGTCTGTTCAACGATCCGACCCACGCCGTGACCACGATGCCGGCCGTCGCCGTGCCGCCGACGTCGCCTCTGCACCTGGAGGCCGAGTGGGACACGGTTCGACGCAAGGGGACCTGGCACGTCCCGCCGTCGACCCTCGTCACCGGCAGCATGGGCACCGTCGATCTGGACTTCACCCACGCGTCGTTCCCCGGGCCGTCGACGACGCTGCAATTCCAGGTGTCCACCACCACCGTGAAGCTCCGGATCGGTCACGATCACGAGATCCGATACGGCGACCTGCAACTGTCCGGGTGGTCGAAGGTGAAGGACAAGGCCGGCGCACCGACGCGTCCGGGCGGACCGGTGATCGAGCTGACCGGATCGGCGTCGGGGATGACCGGGATCACGATCAGACGGGGCTGA
- a CDS encoding ABC transporter substrate-binding protein, whose amino-acid sequence MTDAHLSVRASRPRRRVLAAVLATAALTLGLAGCVQREDTAESIANDTVDVASLQDLTLRVGDQKGGTEALLRASGELEKLPFTVEFSTFTSGPPQIEAATAGKIDFAVTGNTPPIFGAAANAKVKIVTGYANNASGDAILIPGNSTLASVADLKGKKVAVAKGSSAHGHLLLQLNKVNLTLGPGKDVEPVFLQPADALSAFTSGNVDAWAIWDPYTAIVQLENNPKTLVTAEGVSNGFGFGIAGDEALADPRRNTAVRELALGIARAANWAKANPDVWAEKYSAEVGIDPRAGRIAQGRSLRPAIALDDSVVASEQTLADAFADSGQLQGQVDVAKFVDNRYDASLAPLFGAPQS is encoded by the coding sequence ATGACCGACGCCCATCTCTCCGTGCGCGCATCCCGGCCCCGGCGCCGTGTGCTCGCCGCCGTCCTGGCCACCGCCGCCCTCACTCTGGGCCTCGCCGGATGCGTGCAGCGCGAGGACACCGCCGAGTCGATCGCAAACGACACGGTCGACGTCGCCTCCCTACAGGACCTCACCCTTCGTGTCGGGGACCAGAAGGGCGGCACGGAAGCCCTGCTGCGTGCCTCGGGCGAACTCGAGAAGCTCCCGTTCACCGTCGAGTTCTCCACCTTCACCTCCGGCCCGCCCCAGATCGAGGCGGCGACCGCCGGCAAGATCGATTTCGCCGTCACCGGGAACACACCGCCCATCTTCGGCGCAGCGGCGAACGCCAAGGTCAAGATCGTCACCGGCTACGCGAACAATGCCAGTGGCGATGCGATCCTGATCCCGGGCAACTCGACACTGGCCTCCGTCGCCGATCTGAAGGGCAAGAAGGTCGCCGTCGCCAAGGGCAGCTCGGCACACGGACACCTGTTGCTCCAGCTGAACAAGGTGAATCTGACCCTGGGGCCCGGCAAGGACGTCGAGCCGGTCTTCCTGCAGCCCGCAGATGCGTTGTCGGCGTTCACATCCGGCAATGTCGACGCATGGGCGATCTGGGACCCGTACACCGCGATCGTCCAGCTCGAGAACAATCCGAAGACGCTCGTCACCGCCGAAGGCGTGTCCAACGGCTTCGGCTTCGGCATCGCCGGCGACGAGGCGCTGGCCGATCCGCGGCGCAACACCGCGGTACGAGAACTGGCCCTCGGTATCGCGCGTGCCGCCAACTGGGCCAAGGCCAACCCCGACGTATGGGCCGAGAAATACTCGGCCGAGGTCGGAATCGACCCGCGGGCAGGCAGGATCGCCCAGGGTCGGAGCCTGCGTCCGGCCATCGCACTCGACGACAGCGTCGTGGCGTCCGAGCAGACTCTCGCCGACGCCTTCGCCGACTCCGGGCAGCTGCAGGGGCAGGTCGACGTCGCGAAGTTCGTCGACAACCGCTACGACGCGTCTCTCGCACCGCTGTTCGGCGCGCCTCAGTCCTGA
- a CDS encoding ABC transporter ATP-binding protein: MTAIATRDLEVPLAEERAGAVSYAAEVEHASLRYGDNVVLRDVSLRVGAREIVALIGRSGSGKSTLLRLLAGLSTTESGSVRTAGHPAVSFQEPRLFPWRTVLQNVAFGLVREKVGKTEARERARRTLDEVGLSDKTGAWPAQLSGGQAQRVSLARALVARPQLLLLDEPFGALDALTRRTMHELLIRLWRDNGFGALLVTHDVDEALRLADRVVVLAGGEIVEDLAVPRPRQTGDPDDADSEIPRLRARLLTALGVADPAH; encoded by the coding sequence ATGACCGCCATCGCCACCCGAGATCTCGAGGTTCCGCTCGCCGAGGAGCGTGCCGGCGCCGTGTCATACGCCGCGGAGGTCGAGCACGCGAGCCTGCGCTACGGGGACAATGTCGTGCTGCGGGACGTCTCGCTGCGAGTGGGCGCACGCGAGATCGTCGCGCTCATCGGACGCAGCGGCAGTGGCAAGTCGACCCTTCTGCGACTGCTCGCCGGGCTGTCGACCACCGAGTCGGGCAGCGTGCGGACCGCCGGTCACCCGGCGGTGTCCTTCCAGGAACCACGGCTCTTCCCATGGCGCACCGTGCTGCAGAACGTCGCCTTCGGCCTCGTCCGCGAGAAGGTCGGCAAGACCGAGGCCCGGGAACGGGCGCGCCGCACCCTCGACGAGGTCGGCCTCAGCGACAAGACGGGTGCCTGGCCGGCGCAGCTCTCCGGCGGCCAGGCACAACGGGTCTCCCTCGCCCGTGCCCTCGTGGCACGTCCGCAGCTCCTGCTGCTCGACGAGCCGTTCGGCGCGCTCGACGCCCTCACCCGGCGCACGATGCACGAACTGCTCATCAGACTCTGGCGCGACAACGGCTTCGGCGCACTTCTCGTCACCCACGATGTCGACGAGGCGCTGCGGCTCGCCGACCGTGTCGTCGTCCTGGCCGGCGGCGAGATCGTCGAAGACCTCGCCGTGCCCCGGCCGCGGCAGACCGGCGACCCCGACGACGCCGACTCCGAGATCCCGCGCCTGCGAGCCCGATTGCTGACCGCCCTCGGCGTCGCCGATCCCGCGCACTGA
- a CDS encoding serine hydrolase domain-containing protein has translation MQKRWSMLIVAVLAIALAACGTDSGSDGASSSAASSNPQQAAEIERIVEGLMESKHLKAAIVRVTDDGRDVITKAFGESQTGIPATPDMHFRNGSVAIAYVAAVLLQLVDEKAVGIDDIIAKWVPQIPNSDKVTLRQLATMTSGYQDFVLGNDAFETEELTNPFKAWTTEEMLSYAVNKPLLYEPGTNWNYAHTNYVILGLALEKITGESVADLLRQRISEPLDLGNTVSDLTAVIPEPALHAYSSERRGILNLPPTTPFYEETTGWNPSWSITHGAIQTSNIYDVEATARKLFAGETLASESYDTMVSTSTRDVARPLAGCATCMPMSDRYTYGMGVVLTGDWIVQNPLFNGYSAVAGYLPAEKIAIAVSVTYEPEAFGPDGSYDNGGNPIFSQIGALMAPDAAPPIPRN, from the coding sequence ATGCAAAAGCGCTGGTCGATGCTGATTGTCGCGGTCCTGGCGATCGCGCTGGCGGCTTGTGGTACCGACAGCGGCTCCGATGGCGCGTCCTCGTCGGCCGCGTCGTCGAACCCACAGCAGGCGGCGGAGATCGAGCGGATCGTCGAAGGGCTGATGGAGTCCAAGCACCTGAAGGCGGCGATCGTGCGCGTCACCGACGACGGCCGGGACGTGATCACCAAGGCGTTCGGCGAATCCCAGACCGGCATCCCGGCCACCCCGGACATGCACTTCCGCAACGGATCCGTCGCCATCGCCTACGTCGCGGCGGTGCTGTTGCAACTCGTCGACGAGAAGGCCGTCGGCATCGACGACATCATCGCGAAGTGGGTTCCCCAGATCCCCAACAGCGACAAGGTCACTCTCCGGCAACTGGCGACGATGACTTCCGGGTACCAGGACTTCGTGCTCGGGAACGATGCGTTCGAGACCGAGGAACTGACGAACCCGTTCAAGGCGTGGACCACCGAGGAGATGCTGTCCTACGCCGTGAACAAGCCGTTGCTCTACGAGCCGGGAACGAACTGGAACTACGCGCACACCAACTACGTGATCCTCGGGCTGGCCCTGGAGAAGATCACCGGTGAATCGGTCGCCGATCTGCTCCGGCAGCGGATCTCCGAACCGCTCGACCTCGGCAACACCGTCTCGGATCTGACCGCGGTGATCCCCGAACCAGCCCTGCACGCCTACTCCTCAGAGCGGCGCGGGATTCTGAACCTCCCGCCGACGACTCCCTTCTACGAGGAGACCACCGGCTGGAACCCGTCGTGGAGCATCACCCACGGCGCCATCCAGACATCGAACATCTACGACGTCGAGGCGACGGCGCGCAAACTCTTCGCGGGCGAGACACTGGCATCGGAGTCCTACGACACGATGGTCTCCACAAGCACGCGTGACGTGGCGCGCCCACTGGCCGGCTGCGCAACGTGCATGCCGATGAGTGACCGATACACCTACGGGATGGGCGTCGTCCTCACCGGTGACTGGATCGTGCAGAACCCCTTGTTCAACGGGTACTCCGCGGTCGCGGGATATCTGCCGGCGGAGAAGATCGCCATCGCGGTGTCGGTGACGTACGAGCCCGAGGCATTCGGACCCGACGGCTCCTACGACAACGGCGGCAACCCGATCTTCTCGCAGATCGGCGCGCTGATGGCACCCGACGCCGCGCCGCCGATCCCGCGGAACTGA
- a CDS encoding LLM class flavin-dependent oxidoreductase, producing the protein MSHFHWFLPTAGDSRGIVGASHASATKRHPPGYRAPELPYLIDVARTADRLGYESVLTPTGTWCEDAWLTTAAAITHTDQLKFLVAFRPGLISPTLAAQQTATLQRFSGGRIAVNIVTGGDEVEQRRFGDWVDHDRRYARTDEFVQIVEGLWAGETVDFEGEFYQIAGAFLPDPPAVKPQIFFGGSSDPALTVAAARAEVYLTWGEPPAVAGEKIAEVARRAATVGRSLEYGVRLHVIARETSEEAWRVADTLLQGISDEEIATAFALHSGSDSTGQRRMAQLHGGRRDALEIHPGLWAGVGLIRGGAGTALVGSYDEVAGLIGEYESEGFSHFILSGYPHIEEAHWFAEGVLPVIRDRVGALS; encoded by the coding sequence ATGAGTCATTTCCACTGGTTTCTGCCGACCGCCGGTGACAGTCGCGGAATCGTCGGAGCGTCGCACGCGTCGGCGACGAAGCGTCATCCGCCGGGTTATCGGGCGCCGGAACTGCCGTATCTGATCGATGTCGCGCGCACCGCCGATCGGCTCGGCTACGAGAGCGTACTGACCCCGACCGGAACCTGGTGTGAGGATGCGTGGCTCACGACCGCGGCCGCGATCACGCACACCGACCAGCTGAAGTTCCTCGTGGCGTTCCGTCCCGGCCTGATCTCACCGACCCTCGCCGCCCAGCAGACCGCGACGCTACAGCGTTTCTCCGGTGGGCGAATCGCGGTCAACATCGTGACCGGCGGCGACGAGGTCGAACAACGACGCTTCGGTGACTGGGTCGACCACGACCGCCGATATGCGCGCACCGACGAGTTCGTGCAGATCGTCGAGGGACTCTGGGCCGGTGAAACCGTCGATTTCGAGGGTGAGTTCTATCAGATCGCCGGGGCGTTCCTGCCGGACCCGCCGGCCGTCAAGCCGCAGATATTCTTCGGCGGTTCGTCGGATCCGGCGCTGACGGTGGCCGCTGCGCGGGCCGAGGTCTACCTCACGTGGGGTGAACCGCCCGCGGTGGCGGGGGAGAAGATCGCCGAGGTGGCGCGCCGCGCGGCGACGGTCGGCCGGTCACTGGAATACGGTGTGCGACTCCATGTCATCGCGCGCGAGACCTCGGAGGAGGCGTGGCGGGTCGCCGACACCCTGCTGCAGGGAATCTCCGACGAGGAGATCGCGACGGCCTTCGCCCTGCACTCGGGTTCGGACTCGACCGGCCAGCGCCGGATGGCGCAACTGCACGGCGGCCGTCGCGACGCACTCGAGATCCATCCCGGCCTGTGGGCGGGCGTCGGCCTCATCCGCGGCGGAGCCGGCACGGCACTCGTGGGCAGCTACGACGAGGTGGCCGGGCTGATCGGCGAATACGAGTCCGAAGGATTTTCACACTTCATCCTGTCGGGATACCCGCACATCGAGGAGGCGCACTGGTTCGCCGAAGGCGTGCTGCCGGTGATCCGGGACCGGGTCGGCGCCCTGAGCTGA
- the ygiD gene encoding 4,5-DOPA dioxygenase extradiol, whose product MPAAFIGHGNPMNALERNRYTEAWTALGASVPKPRAILVISAHWYTNATAVTAMRRPRTIHDFYGFPQDLFDVEYPAPGDPEVAEMVSDVVKPTWCGHDVDSWGIDHGTWSVLVHTFPDASVPVLQLSLNAFKDLEHHYELGRRLAPLREQGVLIIGSGNIVHNLRAVDFGRSDSGFDWAHRFDDATREVLQDNPSNVLSLDGHPDFDRSVPTPDHYLPLLYIAGLAGDSPLDLLVDGHTAGSISMAAYTLGLEVEPPGSGIGGPAAELPQGFPTLDSNL is encoded by the coding sequence ATGCCGGCCGCGTTCATCGGGCACGGCAACCCGATGAACGCCCTGGAGCGCAACAGGTACACCGAGGCCTGGACAGCACTGGGCGCGTCGGTGCCGAAACCTCGTGCGATCCTGGTGATCTCGGCGCACTGGTACACCAACGCCACTGCCGTCACCGCGATGCGGCGACCGCGGACGATCCATGACTTCTACGGATTCCCACAGGACCTCTTCGACGTCGAGTACCCCGCTCCGGGAGACCCCGAGGTCGCCGAGATGGTCTCCGATGTCGTCAAACCCACGTGGTGCGGCCACGACGTCGACAGCTGGGGCATCGACCACGGGACCTGGTCGGTTCTCGTGCACACGTTCCCGGATGCCTCGGTACCCGTACTGCAGTTGTCGCTCAACGCCTTCAAGGACCTCGAACACCATTACGAGCTGGGTCGCCGACTCGCCCCGCTCCGGGAGCAGGGCGTGCTGATCATCGGCAGCGGCAACATCGTGCACAATCTGCGGGCGGTCGACTTCGGAAGGTCTGACAGCGGATTCGACTGGGCCCATCGCTTCGACGACGCCACACGCGAAGTGTTGCAGGACAATCCGTCGAATGTACTGAGCCTGGACGGGCATCCCGACTTCGACAGATCCGTGCCGACTCCCGACCACTATCTTCCGCTGCTCTACATCGCCGGACTCGCCGGTGACTCACCCCTGGACCTGCTCGTGGATGGTCATACCGCCGGGTCGATCTCTATGGCCGCCTACACGCTGGGGCTCGAGGTCGAACCCCCGGGATCCGGGATCGGTGGACCGGCCGCCGAACTGCCCCAGGGGTTTCCGACACTCGATTCGAACCTGTGA
- a CDS encoding ABC transporter permease: MADPTLSISAPGDPRAVEPGSTDASSASAKSGRSSRLHTILRALSPIAVLVLWQVGSALGVIPQDKLPAPSLIAEAGWEVLANGQLVDAIAASAQRVAIGLTIGVAVGIGLGLLVGLSRIADSAIDPNMQAIRALPLFGLIPLFILWFGIGETPKVLLVSLGALFPLYLNTSAAIRQIDGRLVETARVLGFSRLTTIRDLIIPGAMPQILVGLRQALAIAWLSLIVAEQIAATSGLGYLINNARDFLRTDIIFFGLIVYAAVGLITDAIVRALERYTTRYQNR; encoded by the coding sequence GTGGCCGACCCAACACTCAGTATCAGCGCGCCCGGCGACCCGCGGGCGGTGGAACCGGGTTCGACCGACGCCTCGTCGGCATCCGCCAAGTCGGGCAGATCGTCGCGGCTGCACACGATCCTGCGTGCGTTGTCGCCCATCGCCGTCCTCGTGCTCTGGCAGGTCGGCAGCGCACTGGGGGTCATCCCGCAGGACAAGCTGCCCGCTCCGTCGCTGATCGCCGAGGCCGGATGGGAGGTTCTCGCCAACGGGCAGCTCGTCGATGCCATCGCGGCGTCGGCCCAGCGAGTCGCGATCGGGCTGACCATCGGCGTCGCGGTCGGAATCGGCCTCGGTCTGCTGGTGGGCCTGAGCAGGATCGCCGACTCGGCCATCGACCCGAACATGCAGGCGATCCGCGCACTTCCGCTGTTCGGTCTCATCCCGCTGTTCATCTTGTGGTTCGGCATCGGTGAGACGCCCAAGGTCCTGCTCGTGTCCCTCGGCGCTCTGTTCCCGCTCTACCTGAACACGTCGGCCGCGATTCGCCAGATCGACGGCCGGCTGGTGGAAACCGCTCGCGTGCTGGGCTTCTCACGACTGACCACGATCCGGGATCTCATCATCCCGGGCGCCATGCCGCAGATCCTGGTCGGCCTACGACAGGCCCTGGCCATCGCGTGGCTCAGCCTGATCGTCGCCGAACAGATCGCGGCGACGTCCGGACTGGGATACCTGATCAACAACGCGCGCGACTTCCTGCGCACCGACATCATCTTCTTCGGCCTGATCGTCTATGCCGCAGTGGGATTGATCACCGACGCCATCGTGCGTGCGCTCGAGCGCTACACCACGCGATACCAGAACCGGTGA